In the Moraxella osloensis genome, GAAAATCGCTTGGAATAAGAGAATGGATATGTGCTTCGTGTGGCACATGGCATGATAGAGATATCAATGCCAGTAACAACATTCTTGCGGTCGGGCTTGACCGTCTTGTAGAAGGAATCCCCGAACGATAGGGAGGGGAGGAAGTCAATTAACCCATACTATGGCATAGATGGGGTTAAAATCACATCTGCCGCCACTGGCAAAGTTTGTGGAAAGTCTTTGTTGTAATGCAGTCCGCGCGATTCGTGGCGAAGTAGCGCCGAGCGCACAATCAGCTCAGAGACTAGCAGCAAATTACGCAATTCAATCAGATTTTTACTGACCACAAAGTTGGCGTAGTAATCATTGACTTCTTGTTTTAACAACAAAATGCGGTTGAGTGCGCGATGCAGGCGTTTGTCTGAGCGCACAATACCAACGTAGTGCCACATGCTTTGGCGCAGCTCATCCCAGTTTTGTAGCACGATGACTTCTTCGTCAGGGTCAGTCACATCTTGGCTGTCCCAGTCAGGGATAGTAGGAATGGGGGGAACGCGATTTTCTGCAAATGCAGCGGCAATATGCCGCGCTGCACTCATCCCGTACACAAAACATTCTAACAGCGAGTTACTCGCCATGCGATTGGCGCCATGCAGACCGGTAAAGGACGTTTCGCCCATGGCATATAGATTAAGCACGTCGGTTTGGGCATTTTCATTGACCATCACCCCACCACAGGTGTAGTGAGCGGCGGGTACCACGGGGATTTTATCTTGGGTCATGTCAATGCCCAGCTCTAGTAGCCGCTCATATAACATAGGGAAATGACCTTTAATAAACGCTGGGTCTCTATGAGTAATATCTAACCAAACATGACGTATTCCCAAACGCTTCATCTCAAAATCGATGGTGCGAGCCACGATGTCACGCGGTGCCAGCTCACCCCGTTCATCGAAGCGAAGCATAAAGCGCTCACCTTCTGGATGTTCTTTGGTTGCTGGCAGGCGCAGGTAGGCACCTTCACCGCGCATGGCTTCGGTGATTAAAAACGAACGCGCTTCTGGATGATATAGACAAGTAGGATGGAACTGATTAAATTCCAAATTCGCAACGCGGCAACCTGCGCGCCATGCCATCGCGATACCATCGCCCGTGGCAATATCTGGGTTAGATGTATACAAATACGCTTTTGATGCCCCGCCGCATGCTAAGGCGATAAAGGGCGCGGTAAAGGTAATGACTTGATTGGTGGCCAAATCAAGGGCGTACAGCCCCACGGCACGATTGGGCTCGCTAATCGGACTGTAGTTGTGTTTGCTAAGTTTGTTGGTGGTGATGACATCAATGGCAGCGACATACTCAAACAGTTTGACATTCGGACATTGTTTGACACGTTTGACTAACGTGGTAGAAATGGCCACCCCAGTGGCATCTGCCGCATGGATGATACGACGTTTGGTATGACCACCTTCACGGGTCAGGTGCAAGGTTTCGTTCTCATCCAAGGTAAACTTGACACCTTGTTTGAGCAAAAACTCCACCGCTTCTCGGCTATGCTCTACCGTAAAACGTACCGCATCTTCATGGCAAAGACCTGCCCCTGCAATCAAGGTATCATCGACATGCTCATCAACCGAGTCATCATCCGATAGTACTGCTGCCACGCCGCCTTGGGCATAAAAAGTGCTGGCTTCGGTGAGCTTGTCTTTTGCCAAAACCGCAATCGATAGATGGCTTGGCAAGGATAAAGCTAACGATAAACCTGCACCGCCACTGCCAACAATTACCACATCAAACGCGTGGCGATGGTTAGCCTGTGCTTGCGGCTGGAGAGTTTCTTTGATAGGGGAGTTTGACACATTAACGCTTGCTGTCATAAGGCTGACGTCCTTCAAATTAATGAGTTAAAGAGCCAAAAAATCTAAGCAAGCGCTGAGCAAATTGGGTCACCGTGCTACATTTAAAAGGCTGTGTTTAAAAGGCTATTTTAAAAGCTATGGTTAAAAGGCTATGGTTAAAAAGCCATGGGAAAATAAGCTATCATATCAGCTTTTATAAATGATGGCGGATTTTTTCTATGGTTTGTTTTTTAAGTAGCTAGCCCATCTAAATAGCCCATGGTTAAGGCTAAACAGGGTACGACGTATGCAAACGCGCTCGTCTTTGTTTTGCCGTCGCTGACAGACAATGGGGGAAAATGCAAAGTCAGGCGTTTTTTAAAGCAATTTAATACAAAAAACTCGCCTAGCTGTTAATCCATTTTTTGCGATATGATGATAGTTTAAATTGTCATATTCATCATTGCCATTTATAATGGGCGCTTTTTTTATACGTATTTGTCATGCAAATTATTGATTATTCAGTAAATTTAGGTAACGCTTGATATGGGTGGTAGCATGATTGGCAGTTGGCTAGGTCATCTTGGAGCGCTCATTGCCATTTTGGTAATCCTATGGTCGTGCCTAAAAACCGTGCAACTCAAAGCGCGAACAGATAACCTGCAAATCCTACTGCAACTGGTCAGCTTTTACGCGCGCTATTGGTTTGTTTGGTTGTTAGTGTGGGCAAACGTGCAGCTGCTGTATGACAACCAAATCATCTACTGGCTGCTTATCGCGTTATCGCTGTTGTATATCTATATGAGCTGGGTTGAGCCCAATCGGCTGCGCGTTTCGCGTTTTTCAATTAATTTGACCGTACCTGCGACCTATCAGTCCGCGACCGATATTTCATTGGTTGCGTCATCATCACAATCTATTAAGCGACAACCTATCAAACGACAAGCTGCAAAAATTGCGGTGCTGAGTGATATCCACATCGGTATATTTTCTAACCCCCATCAGTTAGCGCGTTTGGTAAAATGCCTTAACCGCTTGGATGTTGATGCGGTGCTGATTTTGGGTGATTGGTTATATCAAGCGACAACTTTGGATGCCCACCTAAGCCCATTTAAAACGCTAAACAAGCCTTGCTATACCGTCCTTAGCGATGCCGATACCCAGCAGGTTGTCGATGATGCGCAAAATAGCGAATCTGCTAGCAATATGCAGTTAATGAACATTTTACCAACCTTCGGTATTCAATTATTGCCTGAGCAAGGCTTGCGCATTGCCGGGATAAAAATCATAGGCATTCATAATGGCAGTACAATGGATTTACCGCGCGTGATTGAACAGCAGCGCAGCGCGGGGCAGCCATTAGTCATTGCCACCCATGATATCAAGCAGTTAGAAGCCAATCCACGAACCTTAAGTGACGCCAACAACGATACGTTGGTGATTGCGGGGCAAACGCATGGGGGGCAGGTCAATATACCTGTATTGACACCGCTGATGGTCAGAGCATTGACAGGCAATAAACTGGCGGCAGGGTTACGTCAACCCGATATACCCAAACAATCCGACTATCATCCCAAAGCACTCAATGCGGCTAACAAACCCAGCAAACGCTACCAAGTATGGGTGAATACTGGGATTGGCATGACAGGGTTGCCGTTTCGTTTTAATTGTCCCCCTACCATTGATGTGCTAACCATCCAAGTTCAAACGGCTAATACTTAACCAATCCCATTAAACAATCCGACTAATCAGGGTAAACCAGTCATTGCCTTATTATCAGGTTAAGTGGGGTCTATAACCTGATTTGCTACAGCGGTGCAGAAACTTGCGTTTGCTATCAAAGCGCTTAAACTTCGCCCCAAATGTATGCTACACTAGACAAAAATTTTCAAAAAATTGTCGCAGCTGTTACATATTCTACTTAAGGTTTTGTCCAAGGTATTGTTATGACCCCCATTTTAGATAAACTACAAGGCTCTATGGTCGCGCTTATTACACCTATGCATAGCAATGGTGACGTCGATTGGCAATCATTGGCAAATCTCATTGATTGGCAAATCGAGCAAGGTACGGACGTACTGGTATCGGTTGGTACGACCGGTGAATCCGCAACCTTATCGATGCAAGAGCATGTGGACGTCATTGAATTTACCATGAAGCAAGTGGGTGGTCGTATTCCCGTCATCGCGGGTACGGGCGCTAACAATACAGTTGAAGCCATTGAATTGACCCAGCACGCCAAACAAGCGGGGGCTGATGCCGCGCTGCTCGTGGTGCCCTACTACAATAAACCGACCCAAGAAGGGCTATACTTACACTATAAAGCCATTGCTGAAGCCGTGGACATTCCCCAAGTGCTATACAACGTACCCGGGCGCACTGTTGTTGATATGCAGCAAGCAACGGTCGAGCGCTTAGCGGACATCGAAAATATCATCGCAATTAAAGATGCGACCGGTGACGTGGCGCGTGGTGCCAAACTGATTGAAGCAGTAAAAGGTCGTATGAGCGTATTGTCAGGAGATGATGA is a window encoding:
- a CDS encoding metallophosphoesterase, producing the protein MIGSWLGHLGALIAILVILWSCLKTVQLKARTDNLQILLQLVSFYARYWFVWLLVWANVQLLYDNQIIYWLLIALSLLYIYMSWVEPNRLRVSRFSINLTVPATYQSATDISLVASSSQSIKRQPIKRQAAKIAVLSDIHIGIFSNPHQLARLVKCLNRLDVDAVLILGDWLYQATTLDAHLSPFKTLNKPCYTVLSDADTQQVVDDAQNSESASNMQLMNILPTFGIQLLPEQGLRIAGIKIIGIHNGSTMDLPRVIEQQRSAGQPLVIATHDIKQLEANPRTLSDANNDTLVIAGQTHGGQVNIPVLTPLMVRALTGNKLAAGLRQPDIPKQSDYHPKALNAANKPSKRYQVWVNTGIGMTGLPFRFNCPPTIDVLTIQVQTANT
- the dapA gene encoding 4-hydroxy-tetrahydrodipicolinate synthase encodes the protein MTPILDKLQGSMVALITPMHSNGDVDWQSLANLIDWQIEQGTDVLVSVGTTGESATLSMQEHVDVIEFTMKQVGGRIPVIAGTGANNTVEAIELTQHAKQAGADAALLVVPYYNKPTQEGLYLHYKAIAEAVDIPQVLYNVPGRTVVDMQQATVERLADIENIIAIKDATGDVARGAKLIEAVKGRMSVLSGDDESALALMRHGAKGNISVTANVAPKIMSQIFGLALKGDFDQAEALNQKIAHLHQDLFIESSPIPAKYALYKMGHIEQGIRLPLTWLTPEHQQVMDEALAKAGLL
- the nadB gene encoding L-aspartate oxidase: MTASVNVSNSPIKETLQPQAQANHRHAFDVVIVGSGGAGLSLALSLPSHLSIAVLAKDKLTEASTFYAQGGVAAVLSDDDSVDEHVDDTLIAGAGLCHEDAVRFTVEHSREAVEFLLKQGVKFTLDENETLHLTREGGHTKRRIIHAADATGVAISTTLVKRVKQCPNVKLFEYVAAIDVITTNKLSKHNYSPISEPNRAVGLYALDLATNQVITFTAPFIALACGGASKAYLYTSNPDIATGDGIAMAWRAGCRVANLEFNQFHPTCLYHPEARSFLITEAMRGEGAYLRLPATKEHPEGERFMLRFDERGELAPRDIVARTIDFEMKRLGIRHVWLDITHRDPAFIKGHFPMLYERLLELGIDMTQDKIPVVPAAHYTCGGVMVNENAQTDVLNLYAMGETSFTGLHGANRMASNSLLECFVYGMSAARHIAAAFAENRVPPIPTIPDWDSQDVTDPDEEVIVLQNWDELRQSMWHYVGIVRSDKRLHRALNRILLLKQEVNDYYANFVVSKNLIELRNLLLVSELIVRSALLRHESRGLHYNKDFPQTLPVAADVILTPSMP